The region AGTTTGCCCTCAATTTGCTGAGAAAGCTTCTTGAGCGAGAAGAGCAAGGCCTCCGGTCGGCAGTATGCTGGGATTGCGATGCTGAGAAGTGGCGGCCTCATCGATGCTTTTCGTGATGATACTAAGGGTTTCTTTAGAAGAGGCTATCAGCTTGGAAGTCGATGATCGCCTGGCCTGTCCGATTTAGAGACCGAGCAATTTTTCGTTCTTTAGCAGATAGATTTTTTGCATCGAGGTGGGTTTCGAAAAAGGGAGATTTTGCAAAGGGAACTCCGGGAGTGGGGCGATGAAATCTGGCTGAGACATCAGGAAAATCGTGAGAATTAGTTATCACTATTCGCCTTGAGTCGTCTGCTCTTTAGCGTTGAAGGTTGAAAAATCTGAGCATCTTAGCTTTTAACCGAAACAGGCCGTAGTGTTCGCTCAATCGCACTGCTGCACGGGCAGATATAGCGTGCCGCTTTTCAGGTGTGGATAATACGGCTTGTCTGAGCGTTTCGGCGATTGCTTCTGGGCTGGAGTAGCCGCAGGTTTGATCAGGGGCATACAGTTCGGGGCGAGAGGCGTAGGTTTGGGGGATTTCTTGGTGGGGGATGACGAATGCGCTAGTGTCGTCGATCATGCTGCCGTGGCCGCCCCAGGTGTTGGCGCATATTGGGAGGCCGGCGCGGATGGCTTCCATGATGGGGAGGCCCCAGCCTTCGCCCAGGCTGGCTGAGACGTAACAATCTGCTGCGGTGTAGGCTGTCTGTAGGGTGTCTTGCGACCAGGGATCGGTGATGATCTCGATATCGGAGCGCGGTGTCTTGAATGGGCAGTCTGCGGAGGTTTTGATGGTGAGGCGGGCAGCGCCGGGTTCGGGAAAGGCGATGTCCCAGGCACGAAAGAGGAGGTGGAGCCCTTTGCGGAAGTGCCACGCACCCACGTAGAGAAAATGAAAGGGCTGGGATGCGGTGTAGTCCGTTTTTTGTAATACGGGGTCGAGGTCTACCGCTGGCGGTATCCAGTGTGCCGGTGGCTTGAGGCCCGATTCCTGTGCGATCCGTTGGCAATGCTCGGTGGTTGTCCAGATGGCGTCGAAGGCGTCGAAATACGGAATCCACTCGGGTGGGTAGCGGCTCCACTCATGGACAAAGAGGGCGATATTGCGCTGACCCGGTATCGTCCGGAAGTTGCGCCCGTTGACATTGTGAAAAACGATATCGAAGCCGGATAGCTCTCCTGGTTCGGCTAAGGTTCGATGTGTGACCTGCCAACCTAGTCTCTCAAAAGTCGCTGCATATAGGTCGCCGACATGAATAAAGCTGGGCAGCGTGGTGTCGGTGAGGATGCAGGTATTCATGAGTCCGCTTGTTTGTCGGCACTATAGACTCGGACTTAGGCGTTCGGCTGTCGGGGGCCAGTGTCTTTTTGGGATCCGCTAATGGACGCGAATAAACGCGAATGCTTTGTTTTGCTGATTGTGGCGGAGGAATCTGCGGTGGGCTTTAGGCTGTTAAATCAATCAGTTTTAAGCCATGAGCGGTGAAACGATGGAAATCGGAGTCGAGTGTGGCCCATGCCATATTGGAGCAGATTGCAAACGCTGCGAAGAAAGCGTCCATCCAGACTTTCGGCGAGGCTGTCGGGGCGGACGCAAACTGCGTCCAAAGTCTTTCGAGCCGGTCGGGTTCTTTGGTGATTTTTGAAATATGAAGGCTCTGGGTGAATGCAGAGACGATTTCGATGGCTTGAGTATTATCTATGGGATCAGAGCCTAGTCCCTTTTGTACGGTGGGTGTAGAGAGGAGCTGTAACCAAGATTGCTACACCGCCCGGCATAGCCGGACTTTTGGGGCATTTTCGACAAGAAACTGGCGGCATATGTTGTGATGTAGGTGAGAATCAAAACTGGCCGCGAGCCAGACATTCGTATCGATCAGGATCTCATCCATGGCTGAGCGACTCGGCGTGGTCTGCATCTGCAAAGAGCGCGAGTGCTCGTTCGTTGGATACCGGAGGGCCTTTGCAAGAAATCGAGGGAAGGTCCTTGGCAGAAGGTTTGACTGCTTGCGCTCCCAGGCTCTGTGAGCCCAAGCCGATCGTGATCAGTTCCGCTAACAGGTCTTTCAAAGTACGGTCTTCAGTCGCGGCTTTAATTTTTACTGCACGCATGAGTTGTGGATCCAGATCTATTGTTGTGCGCATAAAAACATATTCGCATTTAAATGAATTTGTGTAAAGTGTTGAAGTCGTGCTTTGGGTTCGGGTCCGCGAATAAACGCGAATTTTCTGTTTTGAGATGGGGGCTGTGAGGGGGAGGAATCTACTGTAAGCAAAATGATGTAGCAGCGGCGCTCTGTCGCCGCTGGGGCTGCCGTTGTGGTCGACGTGGCACCGTGCTATTCGTGAGCCGACAGAGCGTCCCGGCTTCAACTGAATACAGCGTCGGCTAGGCCCAATTTCTCGGGTCTGCTAGTTAACACTAATGCGCGCGAATAGACGCATTTTTTGGAGCTAAGGTGGTATTTACCTTACGATTGCTTCTTTTTATTTGGGTAGAGTCCGGGATATTCGGCGACTTTGCGCTCTTCGGATTCTGGAAGATTCTGGGCCCATGTGAGCCAGTTTTGGATGAGGTGGCGCAGTAGTTTGGGTTGATCTTCGACTCCAAGGGCAGCTAGGGCGTCTCGCATATCTTTGGCTTCGATCGCTCCGCTGAGACGTTCGGTGACCCTGATCATAATTTCTGGGTCCATAGGGTCCCCTCTGCCCGCATTTCGCTCCAGGTCGTCTTCGATCAATCTCTCCAGATAATTGGAGAATTTCATATTCTGCGCCTTGGCAGTTTCTTTGGCCTTCTTGGAGATTTCGGCATCCAGTGAAATCGTTGTCCGAAGGACGCTTGCAGATCTTTGCCTACTCATGTATGCAAGAATATGCAAAATTGCGTTGACCTAAGCTAATGATTTCTCAGTTCTTTTGATGCAAGGTTAATACTCGTATGCGTCCCTGTTCTGAAGAAATAACTATCACGATAGAATCCACGTTACTCGAAAAGGCTATAGAGTCTGCGCAGACTCGTGGAGAGGCGCTTTCGAAGTTTGTTGCAGAGGCTCTTAAGGTATATCTGGCCTTTCCCAGTGATAGTCAGGAGCTGCATACGCCCGTGATCGATGCGCGTCTATGCGAACAGGCGCGTCGGGCCGGAGTCGATGTTTTTGAGCTACTGATCGGTGCGATGCTCGATCGTCAGGATGATACCTTTGAACCCTAGGGGATTCCGCGCAGAATCGCTGCTTCACTGTCTTTTTTGTTTGGGGACTCGGTCATGACTAAGCGTGCCCCTCTAACTGCAGAAAGCACTTTAGAATCGCACTTCGTCGACACCGAAAGAGCGGCTGAAGCAGACCGAGACTACTCTAGTTTCCTGGGTGCCACGGGGATGTGGACTTCGAAGCGTTTCAAGAATCCGGGTGTGAAGGGTCCGTTCCAGTATACGCCACGCGCCTGACCTGCGGCCTGATGTGTGGGGTGTTTGGCGAGCCAGGCTTCGAGCTCAGCTTGGGCGTTTTCGAAGTTTTTTCGTGAGTAA is a window of Opitutales bacterium DNA encoding:
- a CDS encoding glycosyltransferase family 4 protein, with the translated sequence MNTCILTDTTLPSFIHVGDLYAATFERLGWQVTHRTLAEPGELSGFDIVFHNVNGRNFRTIPGQRNIALFVHEWSRYPPEWIPYFDAFDAIWTTTEHCQRIAQESGLKPPAHWIPPAVDLDPVLQKTDYTASQPFHFLYVGAWHFRKGLHLLFRAWDIAFPEPGAARLTIKTSADCPFKTPRSDIEIITDPWSQDTLQTAYTAADCYVSASLGEGWGLPIMEAIRAGLPICANTWGGHGSMIDDTSAFVIPHQEIPQTYASRPELYAPDQTCGYSSPEAIAETLRQAVLSTPEKRHAISARAAVRLSEHYGLFRLKAKMLRFFNLQR
- a CDS encoding antitoxin, with translation MRTTIDLDPQLMRAVKIKAATEDRTLKDLLAELITIGLGSQSLGAQAVKPSAKDLPSISCKGPPVSNERALALFADADHAESLSHG